A region of the Pricia mediterranea genome:
AATCGCTCCACTGTCCTTCACCCCGGCAGCCCTCTTCAGCTTCGATTCAACAAGATCTCCAAGGCCGCCCGCCACTACCGTGACAGTGGCTACGATCAGCCATTGCCAAGAATTTATTATCGGCTCGTATTTAGCCAATAGATATGCGGTGGCCAAAGCGAAAACGAGACCACCGAGTGCGCCTTCGACGGTTTTTTTAGGGGAGACCCTAGAAAATAATTTTGTTCGGCCGAACAAGCTTCCCACAATGTAGGCAAACGAATCGCTGACCCAGATAAGAAGGAAAATCCCGATAATCAAAAATTTCACGAAATCGTCATTCGTATAAGGAATCATGGTCAAAAATATACAGCCTCCACCGATGTAGAACAATCCGATAACAAATTTCTGAAAGGTATTGAACAACTTT
Encoded here:
- a CDS encoding phosphatidate cytidylyltransferase, which encodes MREILRRSLTGAVYIILLLSAVFLSSDAFDFLFMVFGLACLNEYKKLVGLGGRYIYMAYLALWWAFIYFVTDIWLVYALLGCTLTINILLLYYLFSKKEKLFNTFQKFVIGLFYIGGGCIFLTMIPYTNDDFVKFLIIGIFLLIWVSDSFAYIVGSLFGRTKLFSRVSPKKTVEGALGGLVFALATAYLLAKYEPIINSWQWLIVATVTVVAGGLGDLVESKLKRAAGVKDSGAILPGHGGMLDRLDSLVFAAPFAYLTLNIFANVS